One region of Natronolimnobius baerhuensis genomic DNA includes:
- the gyrB gene encoding DNA topoisomerase (ATP-hydrolyzing) subunit B has protein sequence MSQDSEYGAGQIQVLEGLEAVRKRPAMYIGSTDSRGLHHLVYEVVDNSIDEALAGYCDEITVTIHEDESVSVTDDGRGIPVDTHEEYDRPALEVILTVLHAGGKFDNKSYQVSGGLHGVGVSVVNALSERLETQVKRNGSVYNHAFEAGEPVGDMEQGGSLDADDGTGTEIRFWPDDDIFEADSFSFSTLSNRLRELAFLNSGVRITLCDERETTDEGEFVSETYEYNGGIREFVEYLNETRSAMHDDIIYFEGEDQNIQVEVALQATEELQGSIHAFANNINTREGGTHLTGFKTALTRTINDYAGENDLLSDLEDNLKGEDIREGLTAVISIKHPDPQFEGQTKTKLGNSEVRGIVESTMHEGLGTYFEEHPDTAQAIVMKAVEAAKARMAAQKAEELTRRKSALDSTSLPGKLADCQTKDPDEAEIFIAEGDSAGGSAKQARNPEFQAVLPIKGKILNVEKHRLDRILENEEIRNMITAIGAGIGDEFDVEDVRYKKIVMATDADVDGAHIRTLLLTFFYRHMRPLLEGGYVYATQPPLYRIRYRGETYDAMTDAERDEIVEEKCDGNPTQVQRFKGLGEMNPEQLWETTMNPDNRILKQITIEDAAAADKMFSVLMGDAVEPRKQFIKENAPEAEWIDI, from the coding sequence ATGTCCCAGGATAGCGAGTACGGCGCCGGACAAATCCAGGTTCTGGAAGGCCTGGAAGCCGTTCGGAAACGGCCGGCGATGTACATCGGTTCTACCGATTCTCGAGGACTCCACCATCTCGTCTACGAAGTGGTGGACAACTCGATTGACGAGGCACTGGCTGGCTACTGCGACGAAATTACCGTCACGATCCACGAGGACGAGTCGGTAAGCGTCACAGACGATGGCCGTGGGATTCCCGTCGACACCCACGAAGAGTACGACCGCCCGGCACTCGAGGTGATCCTGACGGTCCTCCACGCTGGTGGGAAATTCGACAACAAGTCCTACCAGGTCTCCGGCGGCCTCCACGGCGTCGGCGTGAGTGTTGTCAACGCGCTCTCGGAACGACTCGAGACACAAGTCAAACGCAACGGTTCGGTCTACAATCACGCCTTCGAGGCGGGCGAACCCGTTGGCGACATGGAGCAGGGTGGCTCGCTAGATGCCGACGACGGCACCGGGACCGAGATTCGGTTCTGGCCCGACGACGACATCTTCGAGGCCGATAGCTTCTCGTTCTCGACGCTGTCGAATCGCCTCCGCGAACTGGCCTTCCTCAACTCCGGCGTTCGGATCACGCTTTGTGACGAACGCGAGACGACCGACGAGGGCGAGTTCGTCTCGGAGACCTACGAGTACAACGGCGGCATCCGCGAGTTCGTCGAGTATCTCAACGAGACGCGCTCGGCGATGCACGACGACATCATCTACTTCGAGGGCGAAGATCAGAACATCCAGGTCGAAGTCGCCCTGCAGGCCACTGAGGAACTACAGGGCTCGATCCATGCCTTCGCGAACAACATCAACACACGCGAAGGCGGCACCCACCTTACCGGCTTTAAGACCGCTCTTACGCGAACGATCAACGATTACGCCGGCGAGAACGACTTGCTCTCTGACCTCGAGGACAACCTCAAAGGCGAGGACATTCGCGAGGGACTGACGGCGGTCATCTCGATCAAACATCCGGACCCGCAATTCGAGGGCCAGACGAAGACGAAACTCGGCAACTCGGAGGTCCGCGGCATCGTCGAGAGTACGATGCACGAGGGACTTGGGACGTACTTCGAGGAACACCCAGACACCGCCCAGGCCATCGTCATGAAGGCCGTCGAAGCCGCGAAGGCCCGCATGGCCGCCCAGAAAGCAGAGGAGTTGACACGCCGCAAGTCGGCGCTCGACTCGACCTCGCTGCCGGGCAAACTCGCAGACTGCCAGACCAAAGATCCCGACGAAGCAGAGATTTTCATCGCAGAGGGTGACTCCGCGGGTGGCAGCGCCAAACAGGCCCGCAATCCGGAGTTCCAGGCCGTCCTCCCGATCAAAGGAAAGATCCTGAACGTCGAGAAACACCGACTGGATCGCATCCTCGAGAACGAGGAAATTCGAAACATGATCACCGCAATCGGCGCGGGGATCGGCGACGAGTTCGACGTTGAGGATGTCCGCTACAAGAAGATCGTGATGGCGACCGACGCCGACGTTGATGGGGCACACATCCGAACGCTCCTGCTGACGTTCTTTTATCGGCACATGCGCCCGCTGCTCGAGGGTGGCTACGTCTACGCGACTCAGCCGCCCCTGTATCGCATCCGCTACCGTGGGGAAACCTACGATGCGATGACTGACGCCGAACGCGACGAGATCGTCGAAGAGAAATGCGACGGCAACCCAACACAGGTCCAGCGATTCAAGGGACTTGGCGAGATGAACCCCGAACAGCTCTGGGAGACGACGATGAATCCGGACAACCGCATTCTCAAGCAGATCACAATCGAGGACGCGGCTGCGGCGGACAAGATGTTCTCCGTGTTGATGGGCGACGCTGTCGAACCGCGAAAACAGTTCATCAAAGAGAATGCACCTGAAGCGGAGTGGATTGACATATGA